The Tropicibacter oceani DNA segment ATCGGGGTTGTGCTGCTTCAGCGCTCCGAAGGCGGCGGCCTTGGCATGGGTGGCGGTGGCGGCGCCATGAGCCAGCGTTCCGCGGCAACCGCCATGGGCAAGGTGACCTGGATCCTCGCGATCGCCTTCATCATCACCTCGATTTCGCTGACCATCATCTCGGCGCGCAATGCCTCGGGCGCTTCGATCCTTGACCGGATCGGCGATGGCCCGGCCCCTGCGGCCGAAACCACCGACGCCCCGGCGCCGCTGGAAACCGACGGCCTTCTGCCGCCGCCCTCGGGCGCCGACACCGACGCCCCGCTGGTCCCGCGCGCGGACTAAGCCACACCAAACCTTGAACATTCCCCACGGACCGCAACAGCATCTTGCGGTCCGCTGGACAAACTCGTCCGAATCCTCTATTGGTCAAATCCCGTGATGCTGCTGTCCCTCGGGCCAGCGGGTGACCACCAATTGCACTCAGTTTCACGGGGCTCCGCACATGGCACGCTTTATCTTCATCACCGGCGGTGTTGTTTCTTCGCTTGGCAAGGGGCTTGCCTCGGCCGCCCTTGGCGCGCTGCTTCAGGCCCGCGGCTTTTCCGTACGCCTGCGCAAGCTGGACCCCTATCTGAACGTCGATCCCGGCACCATGTCGCCCTTTGAACACGGCGAGGTGTTCGTCACCGATGACGGCGCCGAAACCGACCTCGACCTTGGCCATTACGAACGCTTTACCGGCGTGCCCGCGCGCCAGACCGATTCCATCAGTTCCGGCCGCATCTATACCAACGTTCTGGAAAAGGAACGGCGCGGCGACTACCTGGGCAAGACGATCCAGGTGATCCCCCACGTCACCAATGAAATCAAGGACTTCATCAAGATCGGCGAAGACGAGGTCGATTTCATGCTGTGCGAGATCGGCGGCACTGTCGGCGATATCGAAGGCCTGCCCTTCTTCGAGGCGATCCGCCAGTTTTCCCAGGACAAGCCGCGCGGCCAGTGCATCTTCATGCACCTGACGCTGCTGCCCTACATCAAGGCCAGCGGAGAGCTGAAAACCAAGCCGACCCAGCACTCCGTCAAAGAGCTGCGCTCGATCGGTCTGGCCCCTGACATCCTTGTCTGCCGCTCCGAAGGGCCGATCCCCGAAAAGGAACGCGAAAAGCTGGCGCTGTTCTGCAACGTGCGCCCCGACGCCGTGATCGCCGCGCAGGACCTGTCCACGATCTACGACGCCCCGCTGGCCTATCACCGCGAAGGCATGGATCAGGCGGTTCTGGATGCCTTTGGCATCACCCCCGCCCCCAAACCCAACCTCGACAAATGGGAGGACGTCAGCGACCGCGTCCACAACCCCGAGGGCGAGGTCACCGTCGCCATCGTCGGCAAATATGTCCAGCTTGAAGACGCCTACAAATCCATCGCCGAGGCCCTGACCCACGGCGGCATGGCCAACCGCGTCAAGGTCAACGTCGAATGGGTCGACGCCGAGATTTTCGAACGCGAGGACCCGGCCCCCCACCTTGAAAAATTCGACGCCATCCTGGTGCCCGGCGGCTTTGGCGAACGCGGCACTGAGGGCAAGATCAAGGCCGCGCAATACGCCCGCGAACACAAGATCCCCTACCTTGGCATCTGCCTTGGCATGCAGATGGCCGTGATCGAAGCCGCCCGCAACGTCGCCGGCATGGCCAAGGCGGGGTCCGAGGAATTCGACCACGAAGCCGGGGAAAAGCGTTTCGAGCCCGTGGTTTACCACCTCAAGGAATGGGTGCAGGGCAACGAAAAAGTGTCGCGCAAGGTCACCGACGCCAAGGGCGGCACCATGCGCCTGGGCAGCTATGACGCGGTGCTCACGCCCGGATCGAAGGTGGCCGAGGTCTATGGCACCTGCGCCATCGACGAACGCCACCGCCACCGCTACGAGGTCGACATCAAGTACCGCAAGGCGCTGGAAGAGGCCGGCATGCGTTTCTCCGGCATGTCGCCCGATGGCTCCCTGCCCGAAATCGTCGAATGGCCCGACCACCCGTGGTTCATCGGCGTGCAATTCCACCCGGAACTGAAATCAAAACCCTTCGCCCCCCACCCGCTGTTCCGCGACTTTGTCCGGGCGGCGAAAGAGGTGTCGCGGTTGGTGTGAATGATATTGCCCCTATCAGCTTAGCGATTGACACGAACTTTATCAGCAACGCTAGGAAACACCCCAATTCTCCATCGGCCCAATTGCTTGGGTCCGACAGAATTCAAGTTTTCACTTCGGCAACATGTTTTGCGGAAATCGGCAACGGCAAACCAGAAGGTGAGGAACAACTCCTCATTGATGTTGAAGCCGTAGTGCTCGGCCTGCCTACTGATTCCAATGCCATCCGCCCAGATAGCTGGAACGCGAACGAGGTACCTTTGAGCGAAAGCGGTAAGTACGCCGAAGATTTTTTAATCGATGTATTTAGAAAGGTCGCAGGTACAAAGTCGGATCTGGACTTGTCAAAAAGCCTTCTAAGGTCGGTTGAGCAAACGATGAAGCCGGTTGAAACTGACTTGCAAGAATTCGGACTTTACGGCCTGAGAGAACGGCTTTTTTTTGCTTCTGAAGGGCTCTGTTGCACAAATCGCGTGAGGGATTCATCTCGTGAATCCAGCGTGGTAGCTGGGATGCATGAGCAGACCCATACCCCCGACCTACAAGACCAGAAACTGGCCAGCCTACAATGAAGCGCTCAAGCGCCGGGGCTCGCTGACGATCTGGTTCGACCCTGAGATGATCTGGGATGCCGTGCCGACAGGCAGGCGTGGCCGCCAGCAGAGCTATAGCGACGCCGCCATACAGACGTGCCTCTCGATGAAAGTGCTGTTCGGCATGGCGCTCCGGCAGACGACCGGGTTCGTCGAGAGCCTGCTGCAGCTGGTCGGTCTGAACTGGACGGTGCCCGACTTCAGCACGCTATCTCGCCGCCAGAAGACCTTGGCCGTCAACATCCCATACCGCGGCTCCAAGGGGCCGTTGCACCTGTTGATAGACAGCACCGGGATCAAGGTCGAGGGCGAAGGCGAGTGGCACGCCCGCAAGCATGGCGGCCCTAAACGCCGCGTCTGGCGCAAGATCCACTTGGGGATTGATGAGGAAACGCTGGAGGTTCGGGCCGTCGAAATCACCGGGAGCCACATCGGTGATGCGCCGATCCTACCCGACCTTCTCGACCAAATCCCGCAGGACCAGGAAATCGGTAGCGTCACGGCTGATGGCGCCTACGACACGCGCAAATGCCACGATGCGATTGCAGATCGCGGCGCCCATGCCGTCATCCCGCCCCGCAAAAACGCGAAGCCCTGGAAGACGATCACCGCCGGAGCCGTGGCGCGAAACGAGGCCTTGCGCGCGGCGAAATACCTGGGCCGCGCACTCTGGCGACGATGGAGCGGATACCACCGCCGAAGCCGCGTCGAGACAAAAATGCATTGTATGAAGTTGCTGGGCCAGCGGCTCATGGCGCGGGACTTCGACCGCCAGGTCGCGGAACTCCAGGTCCGCATTGCCGTCCTGAACGGCTACACCGCGCTCGGCATGCCCGTCACGGAAGTCGTAGGATAAGTCCGCCCGGGGAAAGGGGAAACTCGGCGTTCAGCCGATTTGTGCAACAGAGCCCTTCTGAAGACGCAGCGCGCAACATGCCATTGCAGTGGCGAGAAGCTGGATTTCTTGTCTCTGCCGAAGAAATGACTGCTGAGAAGATTGGCCCTCTATATTTGAACAACTTTGGGCCACCCAATATTGTGAAGAGCATTTTATCAAGCCTCAATACGGTAGCCCAATCCGAACTATCACAGTTCTTTCCACCGCACTGCATAGCGAGTTACGAAAGCCTCCGGGTAGCTGGCATGATTTTGGTCGTGTTAGGTTTCCAAAAAGATAAGAGAATACAAAAGGAGAGAGCACACTCAAGTCTGCAAGGTGGCGCCGCGCAATGGCGAGACATTGAACATATTGTTACGTGCTCCGGAACCAACTGTTTCGCGACTTTGGATGCAGGATGTGCAAAACTTGCGTTCGCGTTATACGAAATATTTGGCATAAGCACGGCTGTGTATCATTTGCGGGCAACAGAATTCCCATTTGGGGAGCTTCGCCAAGTCGGCCAAGACTACTGGCCCTAGTTTCCAATCACAACGACCGCCCAGGCAGACCCCGGCAAAGATCACCCGGTATCAGAACAGCAATCCCATGCGCCACCCCCTCGCGTCTTCATCAATCCTGCCAAACCGTTGATGAAATAATCGCGCCACCACGGATCATTTCCCGCCCCGCCCTGCAATCCGTACCAAACCGGGCGGGTTTCGTACCAAAGGCCCGTTCCAACACGCCCCTTGCGCGCCGCCCCCTCCCCCCGTAAGCAGCCCTCATGCTGTCCTATCAACACGCCTATCACGCCGGGAATCTGGCCGATGTTCACAAACACGCCCTGCTGGCCGAGGCGCTGGAATACCTGACCCGCAAGGACAAACCGCTGTCCTATATCGAAACCCACGCGGGGCGCGGCCTCTACGATCTGACCAGCGCCGAGGCGCTCAAGACAGGCGAGGCGGCGCAGGGAATTTCCCAAGTGCAGCACTGGTTTGCAAAGGACAGCCCCTATCTGCGCGCGCTGTCCAGGGTGCGCGCGGCGCATGGGGATGCCGCCTATCCCGGCTCGCCGCTGATTGCGCAGGCACTGCTGCGCGACACCGACAGGCTGCACCTGGCCGAACTGCACCCGCAGGAATACGCCGCCTTGAAAAAGGCGGCATGGGCGCGAAACACCAAGCGTTATCAACAGGATGGATTTGAGCTGGCGCAGGGCCTTTGCCCGCCGGAGCCGCGCCGCGGCCTGATGCTGATCGACCCCAGCTGGGAGATCAAGGACGAC contains these protein-coding regions:
- a CDS encoding CTP synthase, giving the protein MARFIFITGGVVSSLGKGLASAALGALLQARGFSVRLRKLDPYLNVDPGTMSPFEHGEVFVTDDGAETDLDLGHYERFTGVPARQTDSISSGRIYTNVLEKERRGDYLGKTIQVIPHVTNEIKDFIKIGEDEVDFMLCEIGGTVGDIEGLPFFEAIRQFSQDKPRGQCIFMHLTLLPYIKASGELKTKPTQHSVKELRSIGLAPDILVCRSEGPIPEKEREKLALFCNVRPDAVIAAQDLSTIYDAPLAYHREGMDQAVLDAFGITPAPKPNLDKWEDVSDRVHNPEGEVTVAIVGKYVQLEDAYKSIAEALTHGGMANRVKVNVEWVDAEIFEREDPAPHLEKFDAILVPGGFGERGTEGKIKAAQYAREHKIPYLGICLGMQMAVIEAARNVAGMAKAGSEEFDHEAGEKRFEPVVYHLKEWVQGNEKVSRKVTDAKGGTMRLGSYDAVLTPGSKVAEVYGTCAIDERHRHRYEVDIKYRKALEEAGMRFSGMSPDGSLPEIVEWPDHPWFIGVQFHPELKSKPFAPHPLFRDFVRAAKEVSRLV
- a CDS encoding 23S rRNA (adenine(2030)-N(6))-methyltransferase RlmJ translates to MLSYQHAYHAGNLADVHKHALLAEALEYLTRKDKPLSYIETHAGRGLYDLTSAEALKTGEAAQGISQVQHWFAKDSPYLRALSRVRAAHGDAAYPGSPLIAQALLRDTDRLHLAELHPQEYAALKKAAWARNTKRYQQDGFELAQGLCPPEPRRGLMLIDPSWEIKDDYARLPKFLADLTRKWNVGVIMLWYPILTDPQHRPMIRALQAAYPEALTSEVHFPPARDGHRMVGSGMFVINPPWGLDETAKSLAKRFAAL
- the secG gene encoding preprotein translocase subunit SecG; protein product: MENVILIVHLLLSLGLIGVVLLQRSEGGGLGMGGGGGAMSQRSAATAMGKVTWILAIAFIITSISLTIISARNASGASILDRIGDGPAPAAETTDAPAPLETDGLLPPPSGADTDAPLVPRAD
- a CDS encoding IS5 family transposase, coding for MSRPIPPTYKTRNWPAYNEALKRRGSLTIWFDPEMIWDAVPTGRRGRQQSYSDAAIQTCLSMKVLFGMALRQTTGFVESLLQLVGLNWTVPDFSTLSRRQKTLAVNIPYRGSKGPLHLLIDSTGIKVEGEGEWHARKHGGPKRRVWRKIHLGIDEETLEVRAVEITGSHIGDAPILPDLLDQIPQDQEIGSVTADGAYDTRKCHDAIADRGAHAVIPPRKNAKPWKTITAGAVARNEALRAAKYLGRALWRRWSGYHRRSRVETKMHCMKLLGQRLMARDFDRQVAELQVRIAVLNGYTALGMPVTEVVG